A window from Argopecten irradians isolate NY chromosome 3, Ai_NY, whole genome shotgun sequence encodes these proteins:
- the LOC138317548 gene encoding brain-specific homeobox protein homolog — translation MSEQLHPKPRYPSSSSSFLIRDILRSESATPNPTSSSLRQFSLGMGQTPVDASQCFHPHSYTTGTDRPVTAPNLGFIPFEASFYTSMQRDNNFDDKICLKDIMAVHMPFPVYMRSRLTLNEEGMIRPKKKCRRTRTVFTEHQLIGLEKCFEGQKYLSSPEMLDLADSLGLTQVQVKTWYQNRRMKWKKQVMDRGWEESSKKSKDRTRRDNSEKEYLQKCRTHEDIADSLTMRICFENGNCRTGLALS, via the exons ATGTCTGAACAGCTACATCCTAAACCAAGGTATCCGTCCTCGTCTTCATCGTTTTTAATCCGGGATATTTTGAGGTCCGAATCAGCGACCCCGAATCCGACATCGTCAAGCTTAAGGCAATTCTCTTTGGGAATGGGCCAGACTCCTGTGGACGCTTCGCAGTGCTTCCATCCTCATTCCTATACGACTGGTACCGATAGACCAGTAACAGCGCCGAATTTAGGATTTATTCCATTTGAGGCTAGTTTTTACACATCAATGCAAAGAG ATAACAACTTTGATGACAAGATATGTCTGAAGGATATTATGGCAGTGCATATGCCATTTCCGGTTTACATGAGGTCAAGGCTAACCTTAAATGAAGAAGGTATGATCAGGCCAAAGAAGAAGTGTAGACGAACAAGAACAGTATTTACTGAACATCAGCTGATTGGTTTGGAAAAATGTTTCGAGGGACAGAAATATCTGTCTTCTCCTGAAATGCTTGATCTGGCCGATAGTCTCGGACTTACACAAGTCCAAGTCAAAACCTGGTACCAGAACCGACGGATGAAGTGGAAGAAACAG GTCATGGACAGAGGCTGGGAAGAATCATCAAAGAAGAGCAAGGATAGAACAAGGAGAGATAATTCAGAAAAGGAATATCTTCAAAAATGTCGCACACACGAAGACATAGCTGATTCTCTAACAATGAGAATTTGCTTTGAAAACGGTAATTGCCGAACGGGATTGGCTTTATCATAA
- the LOC138317549 gene encoding phospholipid scramblase 1-like encodes METVIGQPNKETPTGQKLEQENVREEYPQGLRELIHAKQVIIRQCLDVAEAVLCWQRPCRYSLYTSVEDEDHFLYAQEISECYLRQCLGAVRGFVMKFSNGEMQDVMKLQRPLRCPCGICWWWCCCVQELSIESPPGNSIGRIVEDRMCCCPRYNILDDGDNVVFNVEFSCCLCKLCADVSIKVYGGRHGDEAVAEITKACGGNSKDCWGTENNYTLHYLSPDLHVQDKILLLGASFLIDYNFFERQQRSCC; translated from the exons ATGGAGACAGTAATAGGACAGCCCaacaaggagacaccaacaggtCAAAAGCTGGAACAGGAAAATGTTAGGGAGGAATATCCACAAGGCTTGAGGGAGCTTATCCATGCTAAACAAGTCATAATCAGACAATGCTTAGATGTAGCTGAAG CTGTTCTTTGTTGGCAGCGACCATGCAGATATAGTCTGTATACATCAGTGGAGGATGAAGACCATTTCCTTTATGCTCAGGAAA TTTCAGAGTGTTACCTCCGCCAGTGTTTAGGAGCTGTACGAGGATTTGTGATGAAGTTTAGTAATGGGGAGATGCAGGATGTGATGAAATTGCAGCGCCCCCTACGATGTCCTTGCGGGATTTGTTGGTGGTGGTGCTGTTGTGTTCAGGAACTCTCTATAGAAAGTCCTCCGGGAAATTCTATTGGACGTATTGTTGAGGA TCGGATGTGCTGCTGTCCTAGATATAATATCCTAgatgatggtgataatgttgtgTTTAATGTCGAGTTTTCCTGCTGCCTATGTAAACTGTGTGCGGATGTGTCTATAAAG GTATATGGTGGTCGCCATGGAGATGAGGCTGTGGCTGAAATAACTAAAGCTTGCGGTGGTAACAGTAAAGACTGCTGGGGGACAGAAAATAACTATACTCTCCACT ATTTGTCGCCAGATCTCCATGTTCAggataaaatattattactgGGTGCTAGCTTCCTCATTGACTACAATTTCTTTGAACGTCAACAAAGATCATGTTGCTGA